A stretch of DNA from Cupriavidus taiwanensis:
CCAGAAGCTGGTGTACGCATGATCGCCAACGCCCGCATGTACGCGGTGGCCCCGCAGGCCGAAGCAGCATGGCGCGCATTGCTGGCGTGCGTGTCCGTGCGTGCGGGCGTGGCGTTGCCCTATGCCAGGCATCCGCGCCGGCGCCGGTCAGCGCGCTGTGGGCGCGGCCGGACTGCGGCTGCGTGTTCATGTGCGGCTATCCGTACGCGAGCGCGGCGGTGAGGCCGCAGTTGCTGGCGGCGCCGGTGCCGGCCCTGGCGCGCTACGAAGGGCGGCCGGTCTATTTCACGGAGTTCATCGTGCGCGCCGATGCGCCGGCGCAGTCGCTGGCGCAGACCTTTGGCGGGCGCTTGGCATGCATGTTGCCCGAGTCGAACTCGGGCTATAACGCGCCGCGCCACTACTTGATGCGGCTGGCACCGGCAGGGACGCGGGCGCTGTACCGGCCCGCGGCGATGGCGACGCCGACGCCGCGCGAGGTCATCGATGCCGTGCTTGCCGGCGATGCGGAAGCAGGGGTGATCGACAGCTATGTGATGGACCTGCTGCGCCGCTATGACCCGTCGCTTGCCGCGCAACTGAAGACGCTGGCGCTGACGCCGCCGGCCCCGATTCCGGTGCTGATGGCAGCGGCGGGCGCCGATCGGCAGCAATGCATGCGCGTGCGTGGGGCCTTGCTGGGCCTGCATGACGACGCCGCCGGCACCGAGCTGCTGGCCTCGCTGGGGCTGGCGCGTTTCGTTGCGGTGCAGCCTGCCGACTATGCCTGCCTGCCCGCGATGGCGAATGAAGCCGAGCGGGCGAACTTTGCGCTGACCGATGCGGCCGGCGCGGTGGAGGCGCCATCGCCTGATCACTGCCAATTGGGGAAACCGTCATGAAATCCGCTGTGAATGCCGCTATGAATGCCGCTGTAAAGCCCTTCGTGCATCCTGACATCCGGCGCCTTGCCATGCATTGCCTGTTCGCCTGCGCGGCGGCCTGTGCTACGTGGTTCGGTGCGGCGGGGCCGGCCCATGCCCAGCCGCCGGCCTATCCGGCAAAGCCGGTGCGCCTGATCGTGCCGTTTGCCGCGGGCGGGCCGGCTGACGTGCTGGCGCGCGCGGTCGGAGAGGGCCTTGCCAGGGCCATCGGCCAGAGCGTGCTGGTCGAGAACAAGGCCGGCGCGGCCGGCACCATCGGTGTCGACATGGTGGCCAAGGCCGCGCCGGATGGCTACACCGTCGCGCTGGTGCCGGTCGGCAATATCGCGGTGAATCCCACGCTGATGCCTAACCTGCCGTACAAGCCGTCCGACCTGGCGCCGGTGGCGATGCTCGCCACCGCCGAGAACGTGCTGGTGGTCAACGCGGCCACGCCGGTGAGGTCGCTGGCCGAACTGCTCAAGCTCGCCGCGCACAAGCCGGGCGAGCTGAGCTTCGCCTCGCCCGGCGCCGGCAGCCAGGCGCACCTCGCCGGCGAGCTGCTGCAGCTCGATGCCGGCGTCAAGCTGAACCATGTGCCATACAAGGGCGTAAGCCCCGCCATGACCGATGTTGTCGGCGGCAGGTAACGATGATGTTTGCGCAGCTGTCGGCGGCGCTGCCCTATATCAAGGCTGGCAAGCTGCGCGCCCTCGGCATCGCCAGCGCCAGGCGCTCGACGGTGCTGCCCGAGGTGCCGACGATTGCCGAGCAGGGCTTCCCGAAGTTCGAGGCGGTGTCGTGGTATGCGTTGATGGTGCCGGCGGGTACGCCGCCCGAGGTGGTGCGCAAGCTCAGCCAGCATGCCGACGCGGTGCTGGCCGATGCCGCGCTGAAGGAGAAGCTGGCGACGCTGGGGATGGAAGCGGCGGGCGGCACGCCGCAGCAACTGGCGGCAGCGATCCAGAAGGAAAGCACGCGCTGGGCGGGGGTGATCAAGCAGCGGCGCATCACCATCGATTAGTCGTTTGCCTACTGCGGGTCGGCTCCCCTCTCCCATTTATGGGAGAGGGGCCGGGGCGAGCGAGTGCAACGGCGACAGACTTCACTTCGTTGAGGCGCCGGCCCTCACCCCGACCCTCTCCCGCAAGCGGGAGAGGGAAGTACACAGAGGGAGAGCTTAAGCGCCAATCAGCAAAAAAACGGGAGCCGAAGCTCCCCGTTTTTTTCGCTGGCGCTATCACCCCAGCAGCAGCGCATCATCATCCAGCTGCTCATGCCGCGTCTGCTCGAACATCTTGAGCAGGTCCGGCACATCCAGCCCCTTGCGCTTGTCGCCCGAGACATCCAGCACCACCTGGCCCTGGTGCAGCATGACCGTGCGCTGGCCGTAGTCGAGCGCCTGGCGCATGCTGTGCGTCACCATCATCGTCGTCAGCTTGCTTTCCTCGACGATGCGCGCGGTCAGCTCCAGCACGAACGCGGCGGTCTTGGGGTCGAGTGCGGCGGTGTGCTCGTCCAGCAGCAGGATGCGCGACGGCTGCAGCGACGCCATCAGCAGGCTCACCGCCTGGCGCTGGCCGCCGGAGAGCAGGCCGATGCGGTCGGTGAGGCGGTTTTCCAGGCCCAGGTTGAGCAGGCGCAGCTTGTCGCGGAACAGCTCGCGCGCGGCGCGGTTCAGCGCCGGGCGGAAGCCGCGGCGGCTGCCGCGGGCCATCGCCAGCGCCATGTTTTCCTCGATCGTCAGCGCTTCGCAGGTGCCGGCCATGGGATCCTGGAACACGCGCGCCACCAGGTGGGCGCGGTCCCAGGCGGGCTTGCGCGTGACGTCGCTGTCATCGATGGTGATGCGTCCCGAGTCGACCATCTGGTCGCCGCTGATCGCATTCAAAAAGGTCGACTTGCCGGCGCCGTTGGAGCCGATCACGGCCACGAACTGGCCGCTCGGAATCTCCAGGCTGAGGCCGCGCAGCGCGCGGGTCTCGATCGGGGCCCGGGTTGAAGGTGAGCTTCAGGTCTTGTGCGCGCAGCATCTCAGGCACCTCCGTTCTTGCGGGCAAACAGCTTCTTGCGCGTGGCCGGCAGCACCAGCGCGATCGTTACCAGCGCGGCGGTGACCAGGTTCAGGTCCTGCGCCTTGAGGCCGATGAAGTCGCTGTTCAGTGCCAGTGCGATGAAGAAGCGGTACAGGATGGCGCCCAGCACCACCGCCAGCGTGGTCCAGATCAGCCGGCGTGCCGGCAGGATGGTCTCGCCGATGATCACCGCGGCCAGCCCGATGACGATGGTGCCGATGCCCATCGAGATATCGGAGCCGCCCTGGGTCTGCGCGAACAGCGCGCCGGCCAGCGCCACCAGCGCGTTGGACAGCGCCATGCCGGCCAGCGTGGCGCGGCCGGTGGCGATGCCCTGGGCGCGGGCCATGCGCGGATTGGCGCCGGTGGCGCGCATCGCCAGGCCCAGCTGCGAGCTGAAGACCAGTCCAGGCCGACCTTGGCGACCACCACCACCACGAACAGCAGCAGCGGACGCAGCACGTAGTCGGGCAGCCACTCGGCTGCAGCACGGTGAACAGCGTGGGTTCGGTGATCAGCGGCACGTTGGGGCGGCCCATGATGCGCAGGTTGACCGAGTACAGCGCGATCATCATCAGGATACTGGCGAGCAGGTCCATGATCTTGAGGCGCACGTTGAGCCAGCCGGTGATCCAGCCGGCCAGCGCGCCCGCGGCGATGGCCACCAGCGTCGCCAGGAACGGTCCTG
This window harbors:
- a CDS encoding phosphate/phosphite/phosphonate ABC transporter substrate-binding protein codes for the protein MARIAGVRVRACGRGVALCQASAPAPVSALWARPDCGCVFMCGYPYASAAVRPQLLAAPVPALARYEGRPVYFTEFIVRADAPAQSLAQTFGGRLACMLPESNSGYNAPRHYLMRLAPAGTRALYRPAAMATPTPREVIDAVLAGDAEAGVIDSYVMDLLRRYDPSLAAQLKTLALTPPAPIPVLMAAAGADRQQCMRVRGALLGLHDDAAGTELLASLGLARFVAVQPADYACLPAMANEAERANFALTDAAGAVEAPSPDHCQLGKPS